A DNA window from Pseudodesulfovibrio thermohalotolerans contains the following coding sequences:
- a CDS encoding CobW family GTP-binding protein, producing the protein MQLTAVLPARRAANRQVDLPEMLTNCLLAANHYREFKRLVGWKGMAVCPRAPRAWTLRIRSRAGVFGLAAEDARRDGQGQHATLGLYYFPAPEEPLLETMSLAASFASTQPDYLETVRRFTAMGEWAAPFRMGTLEVSLAPEEDGLTLLCRALDRKLSIARDGVATPDGKWVIWPGEAEENFPAHEIARDFFLVLAASVTRSLEEPPCRAGQSKTPGHGLFYDCAGNRSPLDDGISLVTDLLCWGDRETLAALASLSLARCDVTAGMENRHTLPAPLDDALFWKTHDLRELSRDEAYAPAFDSRPGLIVLSGFLGAGKTTFLNQLLEYYAARDELVAIIQNEIGQTGVDGKLLEGDESIVELDEGCVCCTLVGNLSKGIEQLKARFNPKVIVLESTGLANPFNILNELETLRPLVRLDSITTLVDAENAPGLLSDHEIARDQVAAADTILLNKCDLVDEAERERLRSTLRELNNRAVLVETEHGAVNPGYLYDADPFEQRAGLLPCMPNGTRHTHADEDFTTHRLAFPSALDRDRLMEALDRLPDAVFRLKGIVHLSNEPQPAVVQYVCGRHELSPLGDDFDQDGFLVAIGRDMDLAVLEEMLGADA; encoded by the coding sequence ATGCAACTTACCGCAGTACTGCCCGCGCGCCGCGCCGCCAACCGCCAGGTCGACCTGCCTGAAATGCTGACCAACTGCCTGCTGGCGGCCAACCATTACAGGGAATTCAAGCGACTGGTGGGCTGGAAGGGCATGGCCGTGTGTCCCAGGGCCCCACGGGCCTGGACGCTTAGAATCCGCTCCCGGGCGGGCGTGTTCGGCCTGGCCGCGGAAGACGCCCGGCGCGACGGGCAGGGCCAGCACGCCACCCTCGGCCTGTACTATTTCCCCGCGCCGGAAGAACCCCTGCTCGAAACCATGTCCCTGGCCGCGAGCTTCGCCTCGACCCAGCCGGACTACCTGGAGACCGTGCGGCGCTTCACGGCCATGGGCGAATGGGCCGCCCCCTTCCGCATGGGCACCCTGGAGGTCTCCCTGGCTCCCGAAGAGGACGGGCTGACCCTCCTGTGCCGCGCCCTGGACAGAAAGCTGAGCATCGCCAGAGACGGCGTGGCCACCCCGGACGGGAAGTGGGTCATCTGGCCGGGCGAAGCCGAAGAAAATTTCCCCGCCCACGAAATAGCCCGGGACTTCTTCCTGGTGCTGGCGGCATCCGTAACCAGGAGCCTGGAAGAGCCACCGTGCAGGGCGGGCCAAAGCAAGACGCCCGGTCACGGCCTGTTCTATGACTGCGCGGGCAACAGATCGCCCCTGGACGACGGAATCAGTCTGGTGACCGACCTGCTGTGTTGGGGCGACCGCGAAACATTGGCCGCGCTGGCCTCGCTCTCCCTGGCCCGATGCGACGTCACGGCGGGCATGGAGAACCGCCACACCCTGCCCGCGCCCCTCGACGACGCCCTATTCTGGAAAACCCACGACCTGCGCGAACTCTCCCGCGACGAGGCGTACGCCCCGGCCTTCGACAGCCGCCCCGGCCTGATCGTGCTCAGCGGCTTCCTCGGCGCGGGCAAAACGACCTTTCTCAATCAACTGCTGGAATATTACGCGGCCCGCGACGAACTGGTCGCCATCATCCAGAACGAAATCGGTCAGACCGGCGTGGACGGCAAGCTGCTGGAAGGCGACGAATCCATCGTCGAGCTGGATGAAGGGTGCGTCTGCTGCACCCTGGTCGGCAACCTCTCGAAAGGCATCGAGCAGCTCAAGGCCCGGTTCAACCCCAAGGTGATCGTCCTGGAATCCACGGGCCTTGCCAATCCGTTCAACATCCTGAACGAGTTGGAAACGCTGCGCCCGCTGGTGCGCCTGGATTCGATCACCACGCTGGTGGACGCCGAAAATGCGCCGGGCCTTCTCTCGGATCACGAGATCGCCAGGGACCAGGTGGCGGCCGCGGACACGATTCTGCTGAACAAATGCGACCTGGTGGACGAGGCCGAACGCGAACGGCTGCGCTCCACGCTGCGCGAGCTGAACAACCGCGCCGTTCTGGTGGAGACGGAGCACGGAGCGGTCAACCCAGGCTACCTGTACGACGCGGACCCGTTCGAACAGCGTGCAGGGCTGCTCCCCTGTATGCCGAACGGGACGCGCCACACCCACGCCGACGAGGACTTCACGACGCACCGCCTCGCATTCCCGTCCGCCCTCGACCGGGACCGCCTCATGGAGGCCCTGGACCGGCTGCCGGACGCCGTCTTCCGGCTCAAGGGAATCGTCCACCTGTCGAACGAACCGCAACCCGCCGTGGTCCAATACGTGTGCGGCCGTCACGAGCTTTCCCCGCTGGGCGACGACTTCGATCAGGACGGCTTCCTGGTGGCCATCGGCAGGGACATGGACCTCGCGGTTCTCGAAGAAATGCTAGGAGCGGACGCATGA
- a CDS encoding extracellular solute-binding protein yields the protein MNFMHAVKRGVFALLIALLPAVAMASGAQLEEKVVVYSTHGESMLELVADEFEAATGVKVEFINLKGELADRVRAEKANPQSDVMYGAPSSVYQELKAEDLFDRFTPAWADNINPLFKDKEGYWYGTIQTPVLMFYNTEMMSKADAPKDWWDLADPRYKGLIVSRNALSSSARATYSALLQQFDKKGDLDDGWKFLKGMDANVKRYYGSGSLQYQAVGRKEAAVSFAVLNSVIDNKIKNKMPLEIIDAKSGSPVITDGIAVIKGAKHPNAARAFVEFTGGAKVQALLANKFNRMPTLPEALAAAPKWMSEISFRVMDVDWGALAAKQSQWMQYWDSEIKDSAKDKK from the coding sequence ATGAACTTCATGCATGCTGTCAAAAGGGGAGTTTTTGCCCTGCTCATCGCCTTGCTGCCTGCGGTCGCAATGGCTTCGGGCGCGCAACTGGAAGAGAAAGTAGTGGTCTACTCGACCCATGGGGAGTCCATGCTCGAGCTGGTGGCTGACGAATTCGAGGCCGCTACCGGCGTCAAAGTCGAGTTCATCAACCTCAAGGGAGAGCTGGCCGACCGGGTGAGAGCGGAAAAAGCCAATCCGCAGTCGGACGTCATGTACGGTGCGCCGTCCTCCGTGTACCAGGAGCTCAAGGCGGAAGACCTGTTCGACCGGTTCACCCCGGCATGGGCGGACAATATCAATCCCCTCTTCAAGGACAAGGAAGGCTACTGGTACGGTACCATCCAGACTCCCGTGCTGATGTTCTACAACACCGAAATGATGAGTAAGGCCGACGCCCCCAAGGATTGGTGGGACCTGGCCGATCCCCGGTATAAAGGATTGATCGTCTCCCGCAACGCCCTGTCCTCCTCCGCCCGTGCAACGTATTCCGCCCTGTTGCAGCAGTTCGACAAGAAGGGCGATCTCGATGACGGCTGGAAGTTCCTCAAGGGTATGGACGCCAATGTCAAGCGGTACTACGGGAGCGGCTCCCTCCAGTATCAGGCCGTCGGCCGCAAGGAGGCCGCCGTCAGCTTTGCCGTTCTCAACTCCGTCATTGACAACAAGATCAAGAACAAGATGCCCTTGGAAATTATCGATGCAAAAAGCGGCTCCCCGGTGATCACCGACGGTATCGCCGTCATCAAGGGGGCCAAGCACCCCAACGCAGCACGGGCATTTGTGGAGTTCACGGGCGGCGCAAAGGTGCAGGCCCTGCTTGCCAACAAGTTCAATCGCATGCCAACGTTGCCCGAGGCTCTGGCGGCCGCTCCCAAATGGATGAGCGAAATCTCCTTCCGCGTCATGGACGTCGACTGGGGCGCTCTGGCCGCAAAACAGTCGCAGTGGATGCAGTACTGGGATTCGGAAATCAAGGATTCCGCCAAGGACAAGAAATAG
- a CDS encoding MBL fold metallo-hydrolase → MSNDNKNISRRDFVKGAATGLVVGAFASMGMYSYTSSAYNRLPKTERKMEDFGACRSVRVTNISETSWFNNAHLIGDIHAAGGLLVNQYTLNWAPFANGKGSAKGSYEEGIGSIKELLPNDLKKAWELQKKLALHPDNPGGYSCLIEVEALDGTIHKYLLDTGWSYEWMEDSFKREGIDKMLEEQQIEALFISHEHWDHFWGLPVTVKYDNRIPLYVHDGFYEEGLQYIKDSGYKGDLTIVDKPITQIIPGMALLKFDVPIINRVFGETSLAFNIQGKGLVLISGCCHQGILKFADFAQANLKYDNDRFYGIYGGLHISPFEDWDPKYDDLVISLGQWDFERIGCNHCTGHLTAKKFIEAGYPVVRGTARFRSASKDYLGNGDKISFGC, encoded by the coding sequence ATGAGCAATGACAACAAGAACATAAGCAGACGTGATTTCGTCAAGGGCGCGGCCACCGGCCTGGTCGTCGGAGCGTTCGCCAGCATGGGCATGTACTCCTACACCTCCTCGGCGTACAACCGCCTTCCGAAGACGGAAAGAAAGATGGAAGACTTCGGCGCATGTCGGTCCGTCCGCGTGACCAACATCTCCGAGACGAGCTGGTTCAACAACGCCCACCTCATCGGCGACATCCATGCCGCGGGCGGCCTGCTGGTCAACCAGTACACCCTGAACTGGGCGCCTTTCGCCAACGGCAAGGGCTCCGCCAAGGGGTCCTACGAGGAAGGCATCGGCTCCATCAAGGAGCTCCTCCCCAACGACCTGAAGAAGGCCTGGGAACTCCAGAAGAAGCTGGCCCTGCATCCGGACAATCCGGGCGGATACTCCTGCCTCATCGAGGTCGAGGCCCTGGACGGCACCATCCACAAGTACCTGCTGGACACCGGCTGGTCCTACGAGTGGATGGAGGACAGCTTCAAGCGCGAAGGCATCGACAAGATGCTCGAAGAGCAGCAGATCGAGGCCCTGTTCATCTCCCATGAGCACTGGGATCACTTCTGGGGCCTGCCGGTCACGGTCAAGTACGACAACCGCATCCCCCTCTACGTGCACGACGGCTTCTACGAGGAAGGCCTCCAGTACATCAAGGACAGCGGCTACAAGGGCGACCTGACCATCGTGGACAAGCCCATCACCCAGATCATCCCGGGCATGGCGCTGCTCAAGTTCGACGTGCCCATCATCAACCGCGTGTTCGGCGAAACCTCCCTGGCCTTCAACATCCAGGGCAAGGGGCTGGTCCTCATCTCCGGCTGCTGCCACCAGGGCATCCTCAAGTTCGCCGATTTCGCCCAAGCCAACCTGAAGTACGACAACGACCGGTTCTACGGCATCTACGGCGGGCTGCACATCTCGCCGTTCGAAGACTGGGACCCCAAGTACGACGACCTTGTCATCTCCCTGGGCCAGTGGGACTTCGAGCGCATCGGCTGCAACCACTGCACCGGACACCTGACGGCCAAGAAGTTCATCGAGGCGGGATATCCCGTGGTTCGCGGCACTGCCCGCTTCCGCTCCGCCTCCAAGGACTACCTGGGGAATGGAGACAAGATAAGTTTCGGTTGTTAA
- a CDS encoding ExbD/TolR family protein: MIRFTRRASRSASPDITPLLDVVFILLIFFVISAVFTAKGVDIELPSAETAKAVTGKSMEIELKENGDILCDTAPVTMLDLDHLLRNTFDRPLSLQPDHILLKSAPGARVERFVKIVDMVRKTGFNNLVIATRTRNGDDADGTRE, from the coding sequence ATGATCCGGTTCACGCGGCGCGCTTCCAGATCGGCCTCGCCGGACATCACCCCGCTCCTGGATGTCGTCTTCATCCTGCTCATCTTCTTCGTGATCTCGGCCGTGTTCACGGCCAAGGGCGTGGATATCGAGCTGCCGTCCGCCGAGACCGCCAAAGCCGTCACCGGCAAGTCCATGGAGATCGAGCTGAAGGAAAACGGCGACATCCTCTGCGACACCGCCCCGGTCACGATGCTCGACCTGGACCACCTGCTGCGGAACACCTTCGACCGTCCCCTGTCCCTGCAACCGGACCACATCCTGCTGAAATCCGCGCCCGGCGCGCGCGTCGAGCGGTTCGTGAAAATCGTGGACATGGTACGCAAGACCGGATTCAACAACCTGGTGATCGCCACCCGGACGCGAAACGGGGACGACGCCGACGGAACCCGCGAATGA
- a CDS encoding PAS domain-containing protein, with amino-acid sequence MLDTVSKSDHFPEEKLLANYLEMLPGIVWRIDVVNNEIMFLNKYAASPEGERIRAILQNPQIPQEVIVPEDRERFRHCHQLIRRRGRTALSFRVTTQAGEIKWFKLMAMPDPVHQRCSIGILLDISAHAEAILNSEENLKLSTKIDMVDDPVLLVRFVDRTVHLANSAAKQLLGYDEKALAKVTLQDLFRDNPDTELYHVYEGLIFSDHWNGELRITDSQGKSHVCSTRIQAISMQEENLLWVSLSHHNSCTACRGVPVKRNETVSAKFSRSSMKRCTSVRALLKTMLKALPEGAPTSALLLSRIFIRENYVAVTGVGEPFDRDPEDFEHPYEGSIAESIVRFKQANHTVADTSKSIKAIDWALFIPRGIRSYYAQPFFPEDELAYVLIFCSTQPDSYDPDFEAPLRELHDDFITNLERCLAKKR; translated from the coding sequence ATGTTGGATACAGTTTCAAAGTCGGACCACTTCCCCGAGGAAAAGCTCCTCGCCAATTATCTTGAAATGCTGCCCGGCATCGTCTGGCGTATCGATGTGGTGAACAACGAGATCATGTTCCTGAACAAGTACGCGGCCTCTCCCGAGGGGGAACGAATCCGGGCCATCCTCCAGAATCCGCAGATTCCCCAGGAAGTCATTGTCCCCGAGGACAGGGAGCGATTCCGGCACTGCCATCAGTTGATCCGCCGCCGGGGACGGACGGCCCTTTCCTTCCGGGTGACCACGCAGGCCGGAGAGATCAAATGGTTCAAGCTCATGGCCATGCCCGACCCGGTTCACCAGCGGTGCTCCATCGGGATTCTCCTGGATATCTCGGCCCACGCGGAAGCCATCCTCAACTCGGAGGAAAACCTCAAGCTGTCGACCAAGATCGACATGGTGGACGACCCGGTGCTGCTCGTCCGTTTCGTGGACCGGACCGTCCATCTCGCCAACAGCGCCGCCAAGCAGCTCCTGGGCTATGATGAAAAGGCGCTGGCCAAAGTCACGCTCCAGGACCTGTTCCGCGACAACCCCGACACCGAACTCTACCATGTGTACGAGGGGCTCATTTTCTCGGATCACTGGAACGGCGAGCTGCGAATCACCGATTCGCAGGGCAAGAGCCATGTCTGCTCCACGCGCATCCAGGCCATCTCCATGCAGGAGGAAAACCTCCTGTGGGTATCGCTCTCCCACCACAATAGCTGCACCGCCTGCCGGGGGGTGCCCGTAAAACGGAACGAAACCGTTTCGGCCAAATTCTCCAGGTCGTCCATGAAACGCTGCACCTCGGTGAGGGCCCTGCTCAAGACCATGCTCAAGGCGTTGCCCGAAGGAGCGCCGACCAGCGCACTGCTGCTTTCGCGCATCTTCATCCGCGAAAACTACGTGGCGGTCACCGGTGTGGGCGAGCCGTTCGACCGCGACCCCGAGGATTTCGAGCATCCGTACGAAGGCTCCATCGCGGAGAGCATCGTGCGCTTCAAGCAGGCCAACCACACGGTCGCGGACACCTCCAAGAGCATCAAGGCCATCGACTGGGCCCTGTTCATCCCACGAGGCATCCGCTCGTACTACGCCCAGCCATTTTTCCCCGAGGACGAGCTGGCCTATGTGCTGATCTTCTGCTCGACCCAGCCGGACAGCTATGACCCGGACTTCGAAGCGCCCCTGCGGGAACTGCATGACGATTTCATCACCAATCTGGAACGCTGCCTGGCCAAAAAACGCTGA
- a CDS encoding energy transducer TonB family protein, whose translation MNARQLIWTCLAISLGLHWFLLQFHWSRPPAEAAETIIIPANFDLSVASPSNGLALEQGSVPEEGDEKHEKAAERLRRQALKRFLAQVRNAVDRRRFLPGNDVSDLIGNVRYRFRIQPDDTFTDIAMEHSSGSPELDAAARRAIESASGTVKRPAILKGPSWTIAITVKYQYAL comes from the coding sequence ATGAACGCCCGGCAACTGATCTGGACCTGCCTGGCCATCTCGCTGGGCCTGCACTGGTTCCTGCTCCAGTTCCATTGGAGCCGCCCCCCGGCCGAGGCGGCCGAAACGATCATCATCCCCGCCAACTTCGACCTTTCCGTGGCCTCGCCGAGCAACGGCCTGGCCCTGGAACAGGGATCGGTCCCCGAAGAGGGGGACGAGAAGCACGAGAAGGCGGCCGAGAGGCTTCGTCGGCAGGCGTTGAAACGCTTCCTGGCGCAGGTCCGCAACGCCGTGGATCGTCGCCGGTTCCTTCCGGGCAACGACGTGTCCGACCTGATCGGCAATGTCCGCTACAGATTCCGCATCCAACCGGACGACACGTTCACGGACATCGCCATGGAACACTCCTCCGGCTCCCCCGAACTCGACGCGGCCGCCCGCCGCGCCATCGAATCCGCCAGCGGCACGGTCAAACGACCCGCCATCCTCAAAGGCCCCTCCTGGACCATCGCCATCACGGTCAAATACCAATACGCGCTGTAG
- a CDS encoding ABC transporter ATP-binding protein — protein sequence MGHVVLKDVGIAFNGVWACTRVELSIRKGEFFTFLGPSGCGKTTLLRLIAGFISPQSGAVHIDGEDVTHLPPEKRRVGMVFQNYSLFPFMTVRQNIEYGLGIQKKSARERRDIAALYMEMVGLAGFGERSVTDLSGGEQQRVALARSLAVEPDVLLLDEPLSNLDARLRDRMRSEIKSLQQRLGITTIFVTHDQTEALTLSDRIAVFDKGCVTQVGTPQEVYDTPQNAFVARFVGDTNLFPATVSDGRATLESGLELRFSSAAGGERYVSIRPQNIALSREAVDAPNSFAGQLVERQLNGVWIESVVQVGKTVLHVAELNTVARGPALNPGDPIWATLPETALMVLDD from the coding sequence ATGGGACATGTCGTCCTGAAGGACGTGGGGATAGCCTTTAACGGCGTTTGGGCCTGTACCCGGGTCGAACTGTCCATACGAAAAGGAGAGTTCTTTACGTTCCTGGGGCCTTCCGGTTGTGGAAAGACGACATTGTTGCGCCTGATTGCGGGGTTCATCTCCCCGCAATCAGGCGCTGTCCATATCGACGGCGAGGATGTGACGCATCTGCCCCCCGAAAAACGCAGGGTGGGCATGGTATTTCAGAATTATTCCCTGTTTCCGTTCATGACCGTCCGGCAAAACATCGAATATGGGCTCGGCATCCAGAAAAAAAGCGCCCGTGAGCGGCGGGATATTGCAGCGCTGTACATGGAGATGGTCGGGCTTGCCGGATTCGGCGAGCGCTCGGTGACGGATTTGTCCGGCGGAGAACAACAACGTGTGGCGCTGGCCCGTTCCCTTGCCGTGGAACCGGATGTCCTGCTTCTGGACGAACCGCTTTCCAATCTGGATGCCCGGTTGCGCGACAGGATGCGGTCCGAGATCAAATCTCTGCAGCAGCGGCTGGGCATCACCACGATTTTCGTCACCCATGATCAGACCGAGGCATTGACCCTGTCCGACCGCATCGCCGTGTTTGACAAGGGGTGCGTGACGCAGGTCGGGACGCCCCAGGAGGTGTACGACACGCCGCAAAACGCCTTTGTGGCCCGATTCGTCGGTGACACGAACCTGTTCCCGGCAACAGTGTCGGACGGCAGGGCGACCCTGGAGAGCGGGTTGGAACTGCGGTTTTCCTCTGCCGCCGGTGGAGAACGTTATGTCTCAATACGGCCTCAGAACATAGCTCTGTCCAGAGAGGCCGTGGACGCGCCGAATTCGTTTGCCGGACAGCTGGTGGAGCGCCAGTTGAACGGGGTTTGGATTGAGTCCGTCGTCCAGGTGGGGAAAACGGTGCTGCATGTGGCCGAGTTGAATACTGTGGCACGGGGTCCCGCCTTGAACCCGGGCGACCCCATCTGGGCGACCCTGCCGGAAACGGCCCTCATGGTGCTTGATGACTAA
- a CDS encoding MotA/TolQ/ExbB proton channel family protein: MSILQLGGFMMWPLLALSVAALAVILERFVVFTTRRFPSAAALKELQKTFRSQGGDAALEAVEETAPAFLGFFRACFAPGTGADHEQDIQSAGDDVLFRFNQRLDFLATAAATAPLMGLLGTVIGMINAFSRLSASGDVDITMLAGGIWQALLTTAAGLCIAIPAMLAHRWFCRQYDKIAYAMQRTARLMTGRPETRVQDR; encoded by the coding sequence ATGAGCATACTGCAACTGGGCGGATTCATGATGTGGCCGCTGCTGGCCCTGTCCGTGGCTGCGCTGGCCGTAATTCTCGAACGGTTCGTGGTCTTCACCACCCGCCGTTTCCCCTCGGCGGCCGCGCTGAAAGAGTTGCAAAAGACCTTCCGCTCCCAGGGCGGCGACGCGGCTCTCGAAGCGGTCGAGGAGACGGCCCCGGCGTTTCTCGGTTTCTTCAGGGCCTGTTTTGCCCCGGGCACCGGCGCGGACCATGAGCAGGACATACAGTCGGCCGGAGACGACGTCCTCTTCCGGTTCAACCAACGGCTGGATTTCCTGGCGACCGCCGCGGCCACGGCCCCGCTCATGGGACTGCTGGGCACGGTCATCGGCATGATAAACGCCTTTTCCCGGCTTTCGGCGTCGGGCGACGTAGACATCACCATGCTGGCGGGCGGCATCTGGCAGGCCCTGCTGACCACGGCCGCCGGTCTGTGCATCGCCATCCCGGCCATGCTGGCCCACCGATGGTTCTGCCGGCAGTACGACAAGATCGCCTACGCCATGCAGCGGACGGCAAGACTGATGACCGGCCGACCGGAAACGCGGGTGCAGGACCGATGA
- a CDS encoding ABC transporter permease, with product MSPFMRRCGRRLLSGIGILALLWVLVGYILYPALTSLVKSLAGESGFSLGNYAAFFSSSSSLLVLQNTLVLGALTVLLCGVVGTGLAFLVHFFECTHRDAIDKLLLLPVMMPGIIIVFAFVQLYGESGLVTKTLELLLGLGEAPYDFSGLPGILFVHVYTQYVYFYLTVSLSIRHIDLSIIESARILGASRTKAFTSVILPSIAPALITSAAVTFMTGIGSFSAPSIIGGRYKVLTTQILLSKANNFMETAAVQVVVLTVFSLLFFAVLRRYERRRLFSGSVKGEPFRPFRIQNTVLRRSAAALKVLLILLILLPFLTIIVLSFVDSASWMVNIYPQSFSLDNFMAIFAKRRKFAPFLNSIEMSVLAASFCLLVAVPSAWIIDKTKLKVKGLIEFLVILPWALPASAIAINIITATSSPTIFSFNTILVGSYILLPMGYFIKSLPIVVKVAHISFQGLNQTVVEASKSLGATGSRTFHKIILPVVYPGLLAGFLYTLVRSIGEYTVSAFLYNASNKPMSIAMVNAIFEYDIGLAMAYGTLLIVLTVCLSIIIDKISPLLK from the coding sequence GTGTCCCCGTTCATGAGACGATGTGGGCGGCGTTTGCTCTCCGGGATAGGGATTCTGGCCCTGCTCTGGGTGCTGGTGGGATACATTCTGTACCCGGCCTTGACCTCCTTGGTGAAAAGCTTGGCTGGGGAGAGCGGCTTCAGCCTCGGTAATTATGCAGCTTTTTTCTCCTCGTCCTCCAGCCTTCTGGTCTTGCAAAATACGCTTGTACTCGGCGCGCTAACCGTCCTGCTGTGCGGCGTTGTGGGTACCGGTTTAGCTTTTTTGGTCCATTTTTTCGAGTGCACCCATCGGGATGCGATCGACAAGTTGCTGCTGCTTCCAGTGATGATGCCCGGCATCATCATTGTTTTTGCCTTTGTGCAGCTATACGGCGAGAGCGGGCTGGTGACCAAGACCCTGGAGCTGCTTCTGGGATTGGGCGAGGCTCCGTATGATTTTTCCGGCCTGCCCGGGATATTGTTCGTGCATGTCTACACGCAGTACGTCTATTTTTATCTCACTGTGTCCCTGTCCATCCGGCACATTGATCTTTCCATCATCGAAAGCGCGAGAATCCTCGGGGCATCCCGGACCAAGGCGTTCACCTCGGTGATCCTTCCCTCCATCGCCCCGGCACTCATCACATCCGCAGCGGTGACGTTCATGACGGGGATCGGCTCATTTTCCGCGCCGAGCATCATCGGCGGGAGATACAAGGTCCTGACCACCCAGATACTGCTTTCCAAGGCCAACAACTTCATGGAGACCGCCGCCGTCCAGGTGGTTGTCCTGACCGTCTTTTCGCTGCTCTTCTTCGCTGTGCTGCGGCGGTACGAGCGACGGCGGCTGTTTTCCGGGTCGGTCAAGGGCGAGCCTTTCCGCCCCTTCAGGATTCAAAACACGGTCCTCCGCCGGAGCGCCGCCGCGCTCAAGGTCTTGTTGATCCTGCTGATCCTGCTTCCTTTCCTGACGATCATCGTCCTGTCGTTCGTGGACTCCGCTTCTTGGATGGTGAACATCTATCCCCAGTCGTTTTCCTTGGACAACTTCATGGCGATATTCGCCAAAAGGCGAAAGTTTGCCCCCTTCCTGAACAGCATTGAAATGTCTGTCCTGGCAGCGAGTTTCTGCCTGTTGGTGGCGGTGCCGTCCGCTTGGATCATCGACAAAACCAAGTTGAAGGTGAAAGGGCTGATCGAATTTCTGGTCATTCTGCCCTGGGCACTGCCGGCCAGCGCCATTGCCATCAACATCATCACGGCGACCAGTTCCCCCACCATCTTTTCCTTCAACACCATCCTGGTGGGCAGCTACATCCTGCTGCCCATGGGGTACTTCATCAAATCCCTCCCCATCGTGGTGAAGGTCGCCCATATTTCCTTTCAGGGGCTGAACCAGACTGTTGTCGAAGCGTCGAAAAGTCTGGGGGCAACAGGGAGCCGGACATTCCATAAAATTATCCTGCCCGTTGTCTATCCTGGCCTCCTGGCGGGATTCCTCTATACCTTAGTGCGCAGCATCGGAGAATATACTGTCTCGGCCTTTCTCTACAACGCATCCAACAAGCCCATGTCCATCGCCATGGTCAACGCTATTTTTGAATATGACATCGGCCTTGCCATGGCATACGGAACGCTGCTCATAGTTTTGACAGTCTGTCTGAGCATAATCATCGACAAAATTTCGCCATTGTTGAAGTAA
- a CDS encoding DUF4372 domain-containing protein, which yields MDVSHSNAILAQLLSLIPRHVFTQVEREFPSERKARVFSRWNQFVCLAFIHIAARHSMRDGLRNLAVNARKLYHLGAKPVARSTFADANSNRPAAFFQALFGAVYK from the coding sequence TTGGACGTATCTCACAGTAACGCAATCCTTGCTCAACTGCTATCCCTGATTCCGAGACATGTTTTTACGCAAGTCGAACGCGAGTTTCCGAGCGAACGAAAAGCCCGTGTCTTCAGCCGCTGGAATCAATTTGTCTGCCTTGCATTTATTCATATCGCGGCTCGGCATTCCATGCGCGATGGCTTGCGCAACCTCGCAGTAAACGCAAGAAAGCTTTACCACTTGGGAGCCAAGCCGGTGGCTCGCTCCACCTTTGCCGATGCCAATAGCAATCGTCCGGCAGCGTTCTTTCAGGCCCTGTTCGGCGCGGTGTACAAATAG
- a CDS encoding FadR/GntR family transcriptional regulator produces MLQDGSFSVGDKLPGERRLAELFETSRNTVREALCHLESMGYLEIRQKSGCYLKSMEGRLNWEMLRARKSTAAFRQIVDTLALVAPGLVRSQTSKLSARDITGLEKATVNIGRAIVNSDLPTIGNRYIAFYLVLAEIASNDYLILLLKELAAASTNLETVGGGLSEVQVDSLFAFHVELFNALKKGEADTAEQLAGECMKALHRLVLPED; encoded by the coding sequence ATGCTCCAAGACGGAAGTTTCTCGGTTGGAGACAAGCTGCCCGGCGAACGGCGGCTGGCCGAATTGTTCGAGACGAGCCGCAACACCGTGCGCGAGGCGCTCTGCCATCTTGAATCCATGGGCTACCTCGAAATCCGCCAGAAGAGCGGCTGCTACCTGAAGAGCATGGAAGGACGCCTCAACTGGGAGATGCTCCGCGCCCGAAAGAGCACGGCGGCCTTCCGCCAGATCGTGGACACCCTGGCCCTCGTGGCGCCGGGACTGGTCCGCTCGCAGACCTCCAAGCTCTCCGCAAGGGACATCACCGGGCTGGAAAAGGCGACGGTCAACATCGGCAGGGCCATCGTCAACTCCGACCTGCCGACCATCGGCAACAGGTACATCGCCTTCTACCTCGTCCTGGCCGAAATCGCGTCCAACGACTACCTGATCCTGCTCCTGAAGGAGCTGGCGGCAGCCTCCACCAATCTTGAAACCGTCGGCGGCGGCCTTTCCGAAGTGCAGGTGGACTCCCTGTTCGCCTTCCACGTGGAGCTGTTCAACGCCCTCAAGAAGGGTGAAGCGGACACCGCCGAGCAACTTGCCGGAGAATGCATGAAGGCCCTGCACCGCCTCGTGCTTCCCGAGGACTAA